The Anopheles moucheti chromosome 3, idAnoMoucSN_F20_07, whole genome shotgun sequence genome contains the following window.
GTCGTCCCATAAtggcttcgtttttttttcctcgttaaGGATGTGTTCCGAGTCACTGAGCTTCATTTATTGAGGAGATGAGAAGCTGCTGCGGAAATTATAACTTACCGCATGTGGCTTTCATGTGGATGCTTACGGTATATTAAGAAACAATAGAACAAAATTGTATTACGAAGGATTTGAGTAAAGTTTGACCACCAGTGAATATTTAATTGTGCTTTCGGAAGTAGGGTGGTATTGTAGTAGACATCCCATCCCATCAATGCCTTGCGTTAGAAGTAatcaaacctctagaagcaattTGAGTATTAATATACCGGGAGAGGTCGTTGGTCTTCACATCACAGGACCCTATAGCAAGTCCTGGACCTGGACCGTCTTCGACAACTCATATTATAGACCCAGAATTCCTGACATAGTTCTGGAACTCCATTATTGAACGAATTCCATAACCTTGTTCGCCACCAAGGAACATCTTACTGATGAGTACTTTCCCTTCTGTCTCTATTCCCTCTCACTCCAGATACGGTATGGATTTGAATGGAGCTAGGCGAAAAAATGCCACCCGAGAAACGACGAGCACCCTGAAGGCCTGGCTGAACGAGCACAAAAAGAACCCTTACCCGACCAAAGGCGAAAAGATAATGCTGGCGATCATCACCAAGATGACGCTGACGCAGGTGTCCACCTGGTTCGCGAACGCCCGGCGGCGGCTCAAGAAGGAGAACAAGATGACGTGGGAGCCGCGCAACCGGGTGGAGGACGACGATGTCAACctggacgatgatgatgacgacaaCAAGAGCTTAAAGGACGATAAGGAAATACTAGGTgagtgatcgtgatcgtgacgTAGACATCTAACTAGCATGGCGTGAATCTTAGTGTTATTAATATCACAAATATTTGGGCGTTTTCCCCTTTTGCTTGGCTTTCATAGATTCCAAAGATTCCGGCACGGGTTCGAGCGAAGATGGCGACAGGCCGTCGCGATTAGACATGCTGGATCGGCCCGGTGGCAGCGAGTGGAATGGATCTCGCAACGGCAGCGGTCCCAACTCACCCGACATCTACGACCGAGGCGTCCCgggccaccatcaccatccacTGCTGCATCCCTCGAACTTCCCGCCCCACCTGCGGCCGGCCATTTCCACCCCGCCCGATGTGACCCACACGCCCAGCGGTAGCACAAACCCCAGCACGAAGCCACGCATCTGGTCGCTGGCGGATATGGCGAGCAAGGAGAGCAAGGATTCGGATTCCTCCTCCCCGACGGCCGGTGGCTATCCGTCGCCCGGCAAAATTCCCGTCACGCCGCTCGCCGGCCGAGGGCTCAACCCGCTGCACCACCACCCGTACATGCGGCCCGAGTTCTACCGGAATCTGTACGGCCACCATCTGGCACCGGGGTCGCCCGAGGTGTCCCTGCTCGAATCGTACCAGCGCACGTTCGGGGCGACGATCGGTGCCCACAACGGGCTGCCGGTCAGCATCAGCCCGCTAATATCGAAAGCATCCGGCAGCGGGCCACCGTTCGCACCGCTCAGCCTCACCACCGCCAACCACCAcctccatcagcagcagcagcagcagcatccgcaCACGGCACCACCGCCCGGTGCGTCGCCCGCGTCCAGCACCTCCAGCAATGGGCCGGAAAATCTGACGCCCACGTCCGTGTCGCACCCGTCCGGTACGGGGCCCGGCGACGTCAAGCTGATCAACGTGCTGGCGAACAGCGCCAAACCTTGACCGATGGCGATCAAGTAAGTGTAAGCGGGTGCGGTGCAAGTGTTAAAAGacgaaccctttttttttaccaaaaccAGCGAGTTTACCAACCAGCAAGTCAAAGtcgtttcttttgcttccttctGTTGTTGTGTGCACCCACTTCCTTCGTGGTGGTGAACATGCGGCAAACGAAGCAGAAAACACAACAGcctttgaaacaaaaaaacagaaacagaaacagaaaccgAATTCCGCTCAGATGGGGTTTACTTAGCGAAAACagaacacacaacaacaaaaaaaacaaacacaatttaatgaaattggACAATAAATTGAGTGCGATTGAGCTTCGATCCATTCTGGTAGCacggaaggaaaaaccatAGTCTCAAGCAGTAAGCGAAAGCTCGGCATGATAAATGAACTGTGAGCAGGGGACCCTGTAGGAAAATGGGG
Protein-coding sequences here:
- the LOC128300368 gene encoding homeobox protein araucan, whose translation is MIETVIGERRSSGFAVAGEEKTMSHFPFRGSPSAQSTTPTVPSAPSSPPTAPVAMAVTTVPPSARSASPCSATSGPPTAGPGGAAGGSGGRCCDTGRPIFTDPISGQTVCSCQYDLISYQRLASAGIAGPGGVPLSMYSAPYSPETMAAYFPAIGADQAPFYANPAAAGIDLKENLAAGGAPWPYPSVYHPYDAAFGYPFNSYGMDLNGARRKNATRETTSTLKAWLNEHKKNPYPTKGEKIMLAIITKMTLTQVSTWFANARRRLKKENKMTWEPRNRVEDDDVNLDDDDDDNKSLKDDKEILDSKDSGTGSSEDGDRPSRLDMLDRPGGSEWNGSRNGSGPNSPDIYDRGVPGHHHHPLLHPSNFPPHLRPAISTPPDVTHTPSGSTNPSTKPRIWSLADMASKESKDSDSSSPTAGGYPSPGKIPVTPLAGRGLNPLHHHPYMRPEFYRNLYGHHLAPGSPEVSLLESYQRTFGATIGAHNGLPVSISPLISKASGSGPPFAPLSLTTANHHLHQQQQQQHPHTAPPPGASPASSTSSNGPENLTPTSVSHPSGTGPGDVKLINVLANSAKP